A single Bacillus horti DNA region contains:
- a CDS encoding MerR family transcriptional regulator produces MKEKYSIGVFSERTGTPVRTLHYYDEIGLLKPEKNASSGHRQYSEKDVLTLQKIISFKFLGYSLEQICTMLHESKHDVGLMETLLVQRKAFEEKKEHIESSLRAIQRTITLLEDQGEVDSTVLMSLIRNIQTEKEQKQWLEKRISKEVVSQLFDKSEEDLVELDKQFISFMKGMRELSTEPFDSPEVQRFVGTFIETLMSSLGGIEAIQALAELDHKEIDELDRLVPSPFTNEDDEWLQQAIAYYSDNHEELKEMLGDGKDEK; encoded by the coding sequence ATGAAAGAGAAATATTCGATAGGGGTCTTCTCTGAAAGGACAGGGACGCCAGTTCGTACGTTGCATTACTACGATGAAATAGGATTGCTTAAGCCCGAAAAAAATGCAAGCTCAGGACATAGGCAGTATTCAGAAAAAGATGTGCTTACCTTGCAAAAGATCATTAGCTTTAAATTTTTGGGCTATAGCCTAGAGCAAATTTGTACGATGCTTCATGAGTCAAAGCATGATGTTGGATTAATGGAAACACTCTTAGTTCAACGAAAGGCATTTGAAGAGAAAAAAGAACATATTGAGTCATCATTAAGAGCCATTCAACGGACAATCACTTTGTTAGAGGATCAGGGTGAGGTGGATAGTACGGTTTTGATGAGTTTAATTCGAAACATTCAAACGGAGAAGGAGCAAAAGCAATGGCTTGAAAAGCGTATCTCTAAAGAAGTAGTTTCTCAGCTATTCGATAAATCAGAGGAGGATTTAGTTGAATTAGACAAGCAATTTATTAGCTTCATGAAAGGGATGAGAGAGCTATCTACTGAACCATTTGATAGCCCTGAGGTACAAAGGTTTGTGGGCACATTTATAGAAACATTGATGAGCTCTTTAGGAGGAATTGAAGCGATTCAAGCTCTAGCTGAGCTTGATCACAAAGAAATTGATGAATTAGATCGATTGGTTCCTTCTCCTTTTACAAATGAGGATGATGAATGGCTTCAGCAGGCTATTGCCTATTATTCCGATAACCATGAGGAGCTTAAGGAGATGTTAGGGGATGGGAAGGATGAAAAGTAG
- a CDS encoding ABC transporter ATP-binding protein produces the protein MKSSEENRTVSYSSFFALLKKANPPKWIIAIAITLSLVETVAGLIVPIMTMNLVDQLAESLLSTGVIILLILAFVVQTVSSGFSYYLMSYIGEYVVAYIRTKLWDHVLHLPIPYFDQNASGDTMSRITQDTGVIKNLITSHLIPLVSGLISIFGAVAILVYIDWRMTLIMLIAVPISGLVMWPLGTIMYRISKKMQDKMASFTSALGRVLTEIRLVKSYNGERMEQEQGNKEIQHLFTFGLKEAKIQAIISPFMTTIMMVVLVILIGYGGVRVAEGTLSAGALVAIIIYMFQIILPVSQMAQFFTAFQKAMGSTERIQMILGTESEELEKQSVVPHETAQALRFDGVQFGYHPERRIIKDISFEALAGKTTAIVGPSGGGKTTLFSLIERFYKSDQGAIAWGGQDIMSFSLESWRKQISYVSQESPIMSGTIRENICYGLEREVSQEELEQAAALANASSFIHDLEEGYETEVGERGIKLSGGQRQRIAIARAIIRNPKLLLLDEATSNLDSESEKLIQDALQQLMQGRTTLIIAHRLATVVQADQILVVENGEVTGQGTHDQLYRENTLYQKLASQQLYAMEQLEV, from the coding sequence ATGAAAAGTAGTGAGGAGAATCGTACGGTTTCGTACTCTAGCTTTTTTGCCTTATTGAAGAAAGCGAATCCGCCGAAATGGATTATAGCTATTGCTATCACGTTGAGTTTAGTAGAAACGGTAGCAGGGCTGATTGTTCCTATCATGACCATGAATTTGGTCGATCAGCTGGCGGAATCTCTTTTATCTACAGGGGTTATTATTCTTTTGATTCTAGCGTTTGTAGTTCAAACTGTTTCTTCAGGGTTTTCATACTACCTAATGTCCTATATTGGGGAATATGTCGTTGCTTATATCCGCACCAAGCTATGGGATCATGTTTTGCACTTACCAATCCCGTATTTTGATCAAAACGCTTCAGGGGATACGATGAGCAGAATTACACAGGATACAGGAGTGATAAAAAACTTAATTACCTCCCACTTAATTCCGCTAGTATCCGGGCTCATTTCCATCTTCGGAGCGGTCGCTATCTTAGTCTATATTGACTGGAGAATGACCTTAATCATGCTCATAGCAGTCCCAATCTCTGGACTTGTCATGTGGCCATTGGGAACAATTATGTATAGGATTTCTAAGAAAATGCAGGATAAAATGGCTTCCTTTACATCTGCACTAGGGAGAGTGCTAACCGAGATTCGGTTAGTCAAGTCATACAACGGTGAAAGAATGGAGCAGGAGCAGGGGAACAAGGAGATTCAGCATCTATTTACCTTTGGGCTGAAGGAGGCAAAAATACAAGCGATCATTTCTCCTTTTATGACCACCATAATGATGGTTGTTCTAGTTATCTTAATTGGTTATGGAGGCGTACGTGTAGCTGAGGGTACTCTTTCAGCAGGGGCCCTAGTTGCTATCATTATCTATATGTTTCAGATTATTCTGCCTGTTAGTCAAATGGCTCAGTTTTTTACGGCCTTCCAGAAGGCGATGGGTTCAACAGAGCGTATTCAGATGATTTTAGGCACGGAGTCAGAGGAGCTTGAGAAACAAAGTGTTGTACCACATGAAACAGCACAAGCTTTGAGGTTTGACGGTGTTCAATTTGGCTACCATCCTGAAAGAAGGATTATTAAAGACATATCCTTTGAAGCCTTGGCTGGAAAAACGACAGCTATAGTTGGACCAAGTGGTGGTGGGAAAACAACCTTATTTTCCCTCATAGAGAGGTTCTACAAGTCAGATCAAGGAGCTATTGCTTGGGGAGGGCAGGATATTATGAGCTTTTCACTTGAGAGCTGGAGAAAGCAAATCAGTTACGTTTCTCAGGAGAGTCCGATCATGTCGGGCACGATTCGTGAAAACATCTGCTATGGTCTTGAGAGAGAGGTATCACAGGAGGAGCTGGAACAAGCGGCTGCCTTAGCTAATGCGTCTTCCTTCATTCATGATTTAGAGGAGGGGTATGAAACAGAGGTAGGAGAAAGAGGGATTAAGCTCTCTGGAGGACAAAGACAACGGATAGCGATTGCCAGGGCGATTATTCGGAATCCTAAGCTGCTGCTATTGGATGAGGCGACCTCCAATCTAGATAGTGAATCTGAAAAGCTTATTCAAGACGCATTACAGCAGCTTATGCAAGGGCGTACTACTTTAATCATTGCTCACAGACTAGCTACTGTTGTGCAGGCTGATCAAATTCTAGTTGTGGAGAATGGAGAGGTGACAGGTCAAGGAACACATGACCAGCTTTATAGAGAGAATACTTTATATCAGAAGCTTGCTTCACAGCAGCTATACGCCATGGAACAATTGGAAGTATAA
- a CDS encoding AI-2E family transporter, with translation MEFLKSFFANLTVRRFLILILICVLLFSIKHMLNLVLFTFLIAYIMNRLQGIISKQVDKVFKVSPKIIVILLYVTFISVLTIGISRYLPDILLQIRQIYNIILLWIVSPPSTDGVFGFIIHYIQELNIESYVREGFSYIVKLGSLGTTIVFALVLSLFLLLEKDRIIRFTAKFKTSKISWFYNELEYFGRRFVLSFGKVLEAQLLIAVFNTIFTLLGLWILGFPYLFALGIMIFLLSLIPVAGFLISLIPLCIIGYKLGGFMLVIYVLVMIFLLHFIEGYFLNPKLMSSKTNLPVFYTFTILIFSEHYLGVWGLIIGIPIFVFLLDILDVDVNESGKEDDSEGGEGGASESISPDPSTE, from the coding sequence ATGGAGTTTCTTAAGTCGTTTTTTGCTAACCTTACTGTTAGACGGTTTCTCATTCTGATTTTAATCTGCGTGCTGCTGTTTAGTATTAAGCATATGCTCAACTTAGTATTGTTTACGTTCTTAATTGCGTATATTATGAACCGTCTACAAGGTATTATTTCAAAGCAGGTCGATAAAGTTTTTAAAGTAAGTCCCAAAATAATAGTTATTCTTTTGTATGTTACCTTTATAAGTGTCTTAACAATTGGGATATCTAGATATTTGCCTGATATCCTACTACAAATTAGGCAAATCTATAATATTATTTTGCTTTGGATCGTATCGCCACCTTCTACAGACGGTGTCTTCGGATTTATCATTCACTACATTCAAGAATTAAATATTGAGTCTTACGTTAGAGAAGGCTTTTCCTATATCGTTAAGCTAGGAAGCTTAGGCACAACGATTGTGTTTGCCCTCGTATTAAGTCTATTCTTACTTTTGGAGAAGGATCGGATCATTCGCTTCACGGCGAAGTTTAAAACGAGCAAGATTTCTTGGTTCTACAATGAGTTAGAGTATTTTGGCAGGCGCTTTGTGCTTTCTTTTGGTAAGGTTTTAGAGGCTCAACTGCTGATTGCTGTGTTTAACACGATTTTTACATTACTAGGCTTATGGATTCTTGGCTTCCCTTATTTGTTTGCTTTGGGGATCATGATATTCCTACTAAGCTTAATTCCAGTAGCAGGTTTTCTAATCTCTCTTATTCCATTATGTATTATAGGCTATAAGCTAGGCGGATTTATGCTGGTGATCTACGTGCTGGTGATGATTTTCCTTTTACACTTTATTGAAGGCTATTTTCTTAATCCAAAGCTGATGTCGTCTAAAACAAACCTGCCCGTTTTTTACACGTTTACGATTCTTATTTTCTCGGAGCACTATTTAGGTGTGTGGGGATTAATTATTGGAATTCCGATCTTCGTATTCCTATTGGATATTCTTGATGTGGATGTTAATGAGTCTGGAAAAGAGGACGATTCCGAGGGAGGGGAGGGAGGGGCATCAGAGAGTATATCTCCTGATCCTTCTACAGAATAA
- a CDS encoding carbon starvation protein A codes for MSFLTILFISGIVFVLAYFTYGKYLEKKLNVDPNRETPAHTMKDGVDYVPASKPVLLGHHFATIAGGGPIVGPVTAAAFGWIPAVLWIVIGSIFMGGVHDYTSLQASIRHKAQSIGAIIKEYIGNRGQTLFMLFAIATLILIVGVFIILVGNTFVAVPEAATASMLFIGVAMLFGFIVNQLRMNLVLASILGVVAMLGCVWLGLLFPLQLSGTVWTFILIGYAYLASILPVWFLLQPRDYLNSFLLYGMMAGAAVGIIIANPSIQLSGYTGFYNAELGFLFPILFITIACGAISGFHSLVASGTTAKQLDNEKSGKFIAYGGMLLEGFLAIIAVGSVAYLTQADFAARMDAMGGPIGTFAAGIGHFMSYWGINEATAITFTTLVASAFLLTTLDSATRLGRYAVQELVERSSPALAKNQHIGTIVVLAGASALALSGTWSSVWPLFGSANQMLGALALLAVTAWLSRLGVKTYFTVIPMVVMFIVTIGALISLMVTNFMNGNLFLAISAFVLFILCLFLVFESWKAMVQKKSEEKTIKV; via the coding sequence ATGAGTTTTTTAACAATTCTATTTATTTCCGGTATTGTCTTTGTACTTGCTTATTTCACTTATGGAAAATATCTTGAAAAAAAGCTGAACGTTGATCCTAATCGAGAAACACCTGCCCATACGATGAAGGATGGAGTGGATTATGTACCTGCATCTAAGCCAGTTCTACTCGGTCACCATTTTGCAACGATTGCAGGGGGAGGACCTATTGTTGGACCAGTAACAGCAGCTGCATTCGGCTGGATTCCTGCGGTTTTGTGGATTGTTATTGGAAGTATCTTTATGGGTGGTGTGCATGATTATACATCCTTACAAGCTTCGATTCGTCATAAAGCACAGTCCATTGGAGCCATTATAAAAGAGTATATTGGTAACAGGGGGCAGACCCTATTTATGCTATTTGCGATTGCTACGCTTATTCTCATTGTTGGTGTATTCATTATTTTAGTCGGAAATACGTTTGTGGCCGTTCCTGAGGCAGCGACGGCATCCATGCTTTTTATTGGGGTAGCTATGCTGTTTGGCTTTATTGTCAACCAACTTCGGATGAATCTAGTATTAGCTAGTATACTAGGAGTAGTGGCAATGCTAGGGTGTGTTTGGCTAGGATTATTGTTCCCGCTACAGCTTAGTGGTACTGTATGGACATTTATTTTAATCGGTTACGCATATCTAGCTTCTATCTTGCCTGTTTGGTTTTTATTACAGCCTCGTGATTATCTAAACTCATTTTTACTATATGGAATGATGGCTGGTGCTGCAGTAGGGATTATTATTGCGAATCCATCTATTCAGCTTTCTGGTTATACAGGCTTCTATAATGCTGAGCTAGGCTTTCTATTTCCCATCCTATTTATAACGATAGCTTGTGGAGCTATTTCTGGCTTTCACTCACTTGTTGCATCTGGAACGACAGCGAAGCAATTAGACAATGAAAAAAGTGGAAAATTTATTGCATATGGAGGTATGCTTCTAGAAGGATTTTTAGCCATTATTGCTGTAGGATCAGTAGCTTATCTTACACAAGCAGACTTTGCAGCAAGGATGGATGCCATGGGTGGTCCTATCGGGACCTTTGCAGCAGGAATAGGGCATTTTATGTCCTATTGGGGCATTAATGAGGCAACTGCCATCACATTTACAACACTAGTTGCTTCTGCTTTTCTATTGACAACATTAGACTCTGCTACGCGTTTAGGACGGTATGCCGTTCAAGAGCTTGTTGAGCGTAGCTCTCCAGCTCTAGCAAAAAATCAACATATTGGAACAATTGTTGTCCTTGCAGGAGCTTCAGCCCTTGCTCTTTCTGGAACGTGGAGCTCAGTTTGGCCATTATTCGGATCTGCAAATCAAATGCTAGGAGCATTAGCCCTACTAGCGGTAACAGCTTGGTTGTCTAGGCTTGGTGTGAAGACATACTTTACCGTTATCCCAATGGTTGTCATGTTTATTGTTACTATCGGTGCCCTAATATCGTTAATGGTGACCAATTTTATGAATGGAAACCTGTTCTTAGCTATTTCAGCATTTGTACTTTTTATTCTCTGTCTCTTCCTTGTGTTTGAATCTTGGAAAGCAATGGTTCAGAAGAAGAGCGAGGAAAAAACGATAAAAGTATAG
- a CDS encoding 2-oxoacid:ferredoxin oxidoreductase subunit beta, whose protein sequence is MAATLKDYRGDVSTWCPGCGHFSVMAGIQKAAINLGLEPHQLAIVSGIGCSGKVSEYTRSYGFHTLHGRSLPVAQAVKLASSGMKVVASGGDGDGYGIGAGHFTHAARRNVDMTYVVMDNRIYGLTKGQTSPTSSQGFKSKTSPEGSGEREVKPLELALGAGASFIAQAFSGDIKGLTDLIQQAMEHPGFSLVNVFSPCVTFNKVNTYDFFKENLIDLSQVEGYDPSDKAQAYTQVIEHDGNLQGIIYKQERPAYHTFLDGYPETPIAFNDVSTEKSVLDQLWAEFK, encoded by the coding sequence ATGGCAGCAACATTAAAAGATTATCGTGGTGATGTATCGACTTGGTGTCCTGGATGTGGTCATTTCTCCGTTATGGCTGGCATTCAAAAAGCAGCGATTAATTTAGGCTTAGAGCCCCATCAATTAGCGATTGTATCTGGCATCGGATGTTCAGGTAAGGTTTCTGAATACACACGCTCCTACGGATTCCACACCCTACACGGACGTTCACTGCCTGTTGCTCAGGCAGTGAAGCTTGCGAGCAGCGGCATGAAAGTGGTTGCCTCAGGGGGAGATGGCGACGGCTATGGAATTGGAGCTGGTCACTTCACACATGCAGCTAGAAGAAATGTAGATATGACCTATGTTGTTATGGATAATCGTATTTATGGACTAACAAAAGGGCAAACCTCACCAACTAGCTCTCAAGGTTTCAAATCTAAAACATCACCGGAAGGCTCAGGTGAACGTGAAGTAAAACCTCTTGAATTAGCGTTAGGAGCAGGAGCTAGTTTTATTGCTCAGGCATTCTCAGGAGATATCAAAGGATTAACCGATCTTATCCAGCAAGCCATGGAGCATCCAGGGTTCTCTCTAGTGAATGTGTTCAGCCCATGTGTTACCTTCAATAAGGTAAATACGTACGACTTTTTCAAAGAGAATCTAATCGACCTAAGTCAGGTGGAGGGCTATGATCCATCCGACAAGGCACAGGCCTATACTCAGGTTATTGAGCATGATGGTAACCTTCAAGGAATCATCTATAAACAAGAGCGTCCTGCGTATCACACATTCTTGGACGGCTACCCTGAAACACCAATTGCGTTTAATGATGTATCCACTGAAAAAAGCGTGTTAGATCAGCTTTGGGCAGAGTTTAAATAA
- a CDS encoding 2-oxoacid:acceptor oxidoreductase subunit alpha, with translation MKSEITWKIGGQQGEGIDSTGEIFASTLMKQGFHISSYKHFASRIKGGHTYYHIRASLEPTYYHGDTTDILVALDQESYEHNFPAMSKGGFVLMENKREEKVETVDDVTVIHVSFTKLAEELGNKIIRNMIALGSSLYLMGLHYEIFAPLVEEKFSKKGQLIVDLNINALKTGYEYIQQLGLKSIELNTPEPKNQALLMGNEAFAFGALASGCRFLASYPITPASEIMEYMKANLPKVGGAAVQAEDEIAGILMAIGGGFAGVRSLTSTSGPGFSLKTEALGLAGMSETPVVIVNSQRGGPGTGLPTKYEQSDLNTMVYSGHGEIPRIVLAPSTVEECMTVASTAFNLAEKYQCPVIVALDLMLSLNKQSCPDYDLSKFEEIDRGKLLTEEQLAELEEFNFKRYRLTEDGISPRSIPGQKGGVYTANSNEHSETGHITEIPELRVAMMNKRLGKLDSFKTKGYEFIGGEERNVETLFIGIGSTRGVIEEYIHDLNASGGDAGLAHIKVLYPFQPEGIKELIDAAQRVIVVENNWSGQLSGMIQKELQVGDKLQTITKFNGDPFSKQDLEKQVGQIVKEVV, from the coding sequence ATGAAATCGGAGATCACATGGAAAATTGGTGGACAGCAGGGAGAAGGAATTGACAGTACGGGAGAAATTTTTGCTTCAACCTTAATGAAGCAAGGGTTTCATATTTCATCGTATAAGCATTTCGCCTCTCGTATTAAAGGAGGACATACGTACTATCACATCCGTGCTAGCCTTGAGCCTACTTACTATCACGGGGATACGACGGATATTCTAGTAGCTCTTGATCAGGAATCCTACGAGCATAATTTTCCGGCCATGTCTAAAGGCGGATTTGTTTTGATGGAGAACAAAAGAGAGGAAAAAGTGGAAACAGTAGATGATGTTACTGTTATCCATGTTTCCTTCACCAAGCTAGCTGAAGAGCTTGGGAATAAGATTATTCGTAATATGATAGCCCTAGGTTCTTCCCTCTACTTAATGGGCTTACACTATGAGATTTTTGCTCCACTTGTTGAAGAGAAGTTTAGTAAAAAAGGACAGTTAATTGTAGATCTTAACATTAATGCCCTTAAAACAGGCTATGAATATATTCAACAGCTTGGCTTAAAATCAATCGAATTAAATACTCCTGAACCAAAAAATCAGGCACTATTAATGGGAAATGAAGCGTTTGCGTTTGGAGCTCTTGCCTCTGGCTGTAGATTCCTAGCTTCTTACCCAATTACTCCAGCATCAGAAATTATGGAATATATGAAAGCTAACCTGCCAAAGGTAGGAGGAGCAGCTGTACAGGCAGAGGATGAAATTGCGGGTATCCTTATGGCTATCGGCGGGGGCTTTGCCGGTGTACGTTCTCTAACAAGTACCTCTGGACCAGGTTTCTCTCTAAAAACAGAGGCTCTAGGCTTAGCCGGGATGTCTGAAACACCAGTTGTTATTGTTAACTCTCAGCGTGGGGGTCCAGGAACAGGGCTACCTACTAAATATGAACAGAGTGATTTAAATACCATGGTCTATTCTGGACACGGCGAGATTCCCAGGATCGTCTTAGCACCAAGTACTGTTGAAGAGTGTATGACTGTTGCTTCTACTGCCTTTAACTTAGCTGAAAAATACCAATGTCCTGTTATCGTAGCTCTTGACCTCATGCTTTCCTTAAACAAGCAGTCATGCCCAGATTACGACTTAAGTAAGTTTGAGGAAATTGATCGTGGTAAGCTTCTAACAGAGGAGCAGCTAGCAGAGCTTGAGGAATTTAACTTTAAACGCTATCGCTTAACAGAGGATGGTATTTCTCCACGCTCCATACCAGGACAAAAGGGTGGTGTCTATACAGCTAACTCAAATGAGCACAGCGAAACGGGACATATCACAGAGATTCCTGAGTTGCGTGTGGCCATGATGAATAAAAGATTAGGTAAATTAGATTCCTTTAAAACAAAAGGATATGAATTTATCGGTGGTGAAGAGCGTAACGTTGAAACGTTATTCATTGGAATTGGTTCTACTCGTGGGGTCATTGAAGAATATATCCATGACCTAAATGCAAGTGGCGGGGATGCCGGCTTAGCCCATATTAAAGTGCTTTATCCGTTCCAGCCTGAAGGAATTAAGGAGTTAATTGACGCTGCGCAACGAGTTATTGTTGTAGAAAACAACTGGAGTGGTCAATTATCTGGAATGATTCAGAAAGAACTTCAAGTTGGAGATAAGCTTCAAACAATTACTAAATTTAATGGTGACCCGTTCAGTAAACAGGATTTAGAGAAGCAAGTGGGACAAATTGTGAAGGAGGTTGTGTAA
- a CDS encoding fumarate hydratase: MKTFKDSMYQLIVETSTVLPPDVRAAIAKAKASENAGTRAALSLSTITNNIKMAEDNVSPICQDTGLPTFLIKTPVGANQLEMTKAIKEALAEATKNGKLRPNSVDSLTGENSGDNLGQGLPVIKYEQWEKDEIDVRLVLKGGGCENKNIQYSLPCELDGLGRAGRDLDGIRKCIMHSVYQAQGQGCSAGFLGVGIGGDRSSGYDLAKKQLFREADDVNPHEDLAQLEAYVMENANKLGIGTMGFGGETTLLGCKIGVMNRIPASFFVSVAYNCWAFRRLGVVIDPQTGDINRWLYKDERNIEESVQEVIDNAKTEGAREVVLQAPITEEQIRELKVGDVVILNGSMHTGRDALHSYLMKNDAPIDLNGEVIYHCGPVMLKDEEGNWQVKAAGPTTSAREEPYQADIIKKFGIRAVIGKGGMGPKTLAGLKESGAVYLNAIGGAAQYYADCITGVTGVHYLKEFGVPEAMWHLEVEGFAAIVTMDSHGNSLHAEVEKSSLEKLAEFKEPVFK; this comes from the coding sequence ATGAAAACGTTTAAAGATAGTATGTACCAGCTAATCGTTGAAACTTCAACCGTATTACCGCCTGACGTTCGCGCTGCGATTGCTAAGGCTAAAGCGAGTGAAAATGCAGGAACGCGTGCTGCATTATCTCTTTCTACGATTACAAATAATATTAAAATGGCAGAGGATAACGTATCACCAATTTGTCAGGATACAGGGCTGCCTACTTTCTTGATAAAAACCCCTGTGGGAGCTAATCAGCTTGAAATGACCAAAGCGATTAAAGAGGCACTTGCAGAAGCAACGAAAAACGGGAAGCTAAGACCAAATTCTGTGGACTCTCTGACGGGAGAAAATAGTGGAGATAATCTAGGTCAAGGATTACCAGTGATTAAATATGAGCAATGGGAAAAGGATGAAATTGATGTCCGTCTCGTCTTAAAGGGTGGCGGATGTGAAAATAAAAATATCCAGTATAGTCTCCCGTGTGAACTGGATGGGCTTGGACGTGCTGGCCGAGATTTAGATGGCATTCGAAAATGTATCATGCATTCCGTTTATCAAGCACAAGGACAAGGCTGTAGTGCTGGGTTTCTCGGTGTGGGGATCGGTGGAGACCGTTCCTCAGGCTATGACTTAGCTAAGAAGCAGCTTTTCCGTGAGGCGGATGATGTTAATCCTCATGAGGACTTAGCACAGCTTGAGGCTTATGTGATGGAAAATGCGAACAAGCTAGGCATTGGGACGATGGGCTTTGGAGGAGAAACGACATTATTAGGCTGTAAAATTGGTGTAATGAACAGGATTCCGGCTAGCTTTTTCGTTTCTGTAGCGTATAATTGCTGGGCTTTTCGTCGTCTTGGTGTTGTGATTGATCCTCAAACGGGCGATATTAATCGTTGGCTTTACAAGGATGAGCGCAATATTGAAGAGAGTGTACAAGAGGTTATCGACAATGCGAAAACAGAAGGAGCGCGCGAGGTTGTATTACAGGCTCCGATCACAGAGGAACAAATTCGTGAGTTAAAGGTTGGGGATGTAGTTATTCTTAATGGAAGCATGCACACAGGAAGAGACGCTTTGCATAGCTATTTGATGAAGAATGATGCACCTATTGACCTTAATGGAGAGGTCATTTACCACTGTGGACCAGTTATGCTAAAGGATGAAGAAGGAAATTGGCAGGTTAAGGCTGCTGGACCAACGACTAGTGCCCGTGAGGAGCCTTATCAAGCGGATATTATTAAGAAGTTTGGTATTCGCGCCGTTATCGGAAAAGGTGGAATGGGTCCTAAAACTCTAGCTGGATTAAAGGAAAGTGGAGCTGTCTATCTAAATGCAATCGGAGGAGCGGCACAGTATTACGCTGATTGTATTACGGGAGTGACGGGTGTACATTATCTGAAGGAATTTGGTGTTCCAGAGGCGATGTGGCATCTCGAGGTTGAAGGGTTTGCTGCTATTGTTACGATGGATTCGCATGGAAACAGCTTACATGCAGAGGTAGAGAAGTCTTCTTTAGAAAAACTGGCTGAATTTAAGGAACCAGTGTTTAAGTAA